The proteins below are encoded in one region of Tsuneonella sp. CC-YZS046:
- a CDS encoding cytochrome b/b6: MSFPWANHYEPKQPLMKWLDEKLPLPRLVYNAVGAGYPVPRNLNYFWNFGVLAGFCLALQIVTGIILAMHYAPNALVAFGSTEHIMRDVNWGWLMRYAHANGASAFFVVVYLHIFRGLYYSSYKAPREMVWLLGVVIFLLMMATAFMGYVLPWGQMSFWGAKVITGLFGAIPLVGEPLQIWLLGGFAPDNAALNRFFSLHFLLPFVIAGVVILHIWALHIPGSSNPTGVEVKSESDTVPFHPYYTAKDGFGLGIFLILYCLMLFFLPNALGHPDNYIPANPMSTPAHIVPEWYFWPFYAILRAFTADFFIIPAKLMGVLAMFASILVWFLLPWLDTSPVRSGNYRPLFRKFFWFGLLPCVAVLGYCGGAAAEEPYVMISQIATAYYFLHFLVVLPIVSMVERPEPLPFSITEAVLGSDEKAQLAPTTE; this comes from the coding sequence ATGAGCTTCCCCTGGGCGAACCATTACGAGCCGAAACAGCCGCTGATGAAGTGGCTGGATGAAAAGCTTCCCCTGCCGCGTCTGGTCTACAATGCGGTCGGCGCGGGCTATCCGGTGCCGCGCAACCTCAACTATTTCTGGAACTTCGGCGTTCTCGCCGGGTTCTGCCTCGCGCTGCAGATCGTCACCGGCATCATCCTGGCGATGCATTATGCGCCCAACGCGCTGGTGGCCTTCGGTTCGACCGAGCACATCATGCGCGACGTGAACTGGGGCTGGCTGATGCGCTATGCGCACGCCAATGGCGCCAGCGCCTTCTTCGTTGTGGTCTATCTCCACATTTTCCGCGGCCTCTACTACAGTTCCTACAAGGCCCCGCGCGAGATGGTCTGGCTGTTGGGCGTGGTGATCTTCCTGCTGATGATGGCCACGGCTTTCATGGGCTACGTCCTTCCCTGGGGCCAGATGAGCTTCTGGGGCGCCAAGGTCATCACCGGCCTGTTCGGCGCGATCCCGCTGGTGGGCGAGCCGCTCCAGATCTGGCTGCTGGGCGGCTTCGCTCCGGACAACGCCGCTCTCAACCGCTTCTTCTCGCTGCACTTCCTGCTGCCCTTCGTGATCGCCGGCGTGGTGATCCTGCACATCTGGGCGCTCCACATTCCCGGTTCCTCGAACCCGACCGGCGTGGAAGTGAAGAGCGAAAGCGACACCGTGCCGTTCCACCCCTATTACACGGCGAAGGACGGTTTCGGCCTGGGCATCTTCCTGATCCTCTACTGCCTGATGCTGTTCTTCCTGCCGAACGCGCTGGGCCACCCGGACAACTACATTCCGGCCAACCCGATGAGCACCCCGGCGCATATCGTTCCGGAATGGTATTTCTGGCCATTCTACGCGATCCTGCGCGCCTTCACCGCGGATTTCTTCATCATCCCGGCAAAGCTGATGGGCGTGCTGGCCATGTTCGCCTCGATCCTGGTGTGGTTCCTGCTGCCCTGGCTCGACACCTCGCCGGTGCGCTCGGGCAACTACCGTCCGCTGTTCCGCAAGTTCTTCTGGTTCGGCCTGCTGCCCTGCGTGGCTGTTCTCGGCTATTGCGGCGGCGCTGCGGCGGAAGAGCCCTATGTGATGATCAGCCAGATCGCGACGGCCTATTACTTCCTTCACTTCTTGGTGGTCCTTCCGATCGTCTCGATGGTGGAACGGCCCGAACCGCTGCCCTTCTCGATCACCGAAGCGGTGCTGGGTTCGGACGAGAAGGCCCAGCTTGCCCCGACAACCGAGTGA